The Pelagibacterium halotolerans B2 genome has a segment encoding these proteins:
- a CDS encoding ABC transporter ATP-binding protein, which translates to MLRRFFSYYAPYKGLFFLDFGCAVIVGLLELSFPVVVQLYVDQLLPSQNWFWILAAAAGLLVVYILNAGLLSVVNYWGHALGIGIETDMRRQAFDHLHKLSFRYFDNKKTGHLITHVTKDLEEVGEIAHHGPEDVFIAIMTFIGAFIIMALMNLKLAALTLFIVPVAAFLIFKYGSAMTMTWKSLYGRVGDFNQRIEESIGGVRAVRAFANERHERKLFEGDNQSYRTTKLKAYKIMTASISMSYMAKSLVQLMVMLAGTALVMYGEMTYGQFVGFLLLITVLFRPIDKIISVIESYPKGIAGFKRFTDLIDTEPDIVDSPNARKVSNLRGDIVFDSVNFAYSENRPILRDITLSVKAGETIALVGPSGAGKTTICSLLPRFYEIDSGAITIDGIDIRDMTQDSLRSQIGIVQQDVFMFGTSIRDNIAYGRLGATDEEIMAAARSAQFDSVIAQLPDGLDTMIGERGVKLSGGQKQRLAIARIFLKNPPILILDEATSALDTETEMQIQRALSALSEGRTTLVIAHRLATIRNADRIAVVADGRIVEEGAHDALVAKAGAYARLHNAQFGARAAE; encoded by the coding sequence ATGCTGCGCCGATTTTTCTCCTATTACGCACCCTATAAGGGCTTGTTCTTCCTCGATTTCGGCTGCGCGGTCATCGTCGGTCTGCTCGAACTGAGCTTTCCGGTGGTGGTCCAGCTCTACGTCGATCAGCTCTTGCCCAGTCAGAACTGGTTCTGGATTCTTGCCGCCGCTGCCGGTCTGCTTGTCGTCTATATCCTCAATGCCGGCCTGCTCTCGGTCGTCAACTATTGGGGCCATGCGCTCGGCATCGGCATTGAAACCGACATGCGCCGCCAGGCCTTCGATCACCTGCACAAGCTCTCGTTCCGCTATTTCGACAACAAGAAAACCGGACACCTGATCACCCACGTCACCAAGGACCTCGAAGAGGTTGGCGAGATCGCTCATCACGGCCCCGAGGACGTCTTCATCGCCATCATGACCTTCATCGGCGCCTTCATCATCATGGCGCTGATGAACCTCAAGCTTGCCGCGCTCACCCTGTTCATCGTCCCCGTCGCCGCCTTCCTGATCTTTAAATACGGAAGCGCCATGACCATGACCTGGAAGAGCCTTTATGGCCGGGTCGGCGATTTCAACCAGCGCATCGAGGAATCCATCGGCGGGGTCCGCGCCGTGCGCGCCTTTGCCAACGAGCGTCATGAGCGCAAGCTGTTCGAAGGCGACAACCAGAGCTACCGCACCACCAAGCTCAAGGCCTACAAGATCATGACGGCATCGATCTCCATGTCCTACATGGCCAAGAGCCTCGTGCAGTTGATGGTCATGCTCGCCGGCACCGCGCTCGTCATGTACGGGGAGATGACCTATGGCCAGTTCGTCGGCTTCCTGCTGCTTATCACCGTCCTGTTCCGCCCCATCGACAAGATCATCTCGGTCATCGAAAGCTATCCAAAAGGCATCGCCGGGTTCAAACGCTTCACCGACCTGATCGATACCGAGCCCGATATCGTCGACAGTCCCAACGCCAGGAAAGTATCCAACCTGCGAGGCGACATCGTTTTCGACAGCGTCAATTTCGCCTATTCGGAAAACCGCCCGATCCTGCGCGACATCACCCTGAGCGTCAAAGCAGGCGAAACCATCGCCCTCGTCGGCCCGTCCGGTGCAGGCAAGACCACGATCTGCTCGCTGTTGCCGCGCTTTTACGAAATCGATTCCGGCGCCATCACCATCGACGGCATCGACATCCGCGACATGACCCAGGATTCCCTGCGCAGCCAGATCGGCATCGTGCAGCAGGACGTCTTCATGTTCGGCACCTCGATCCGCGATAACATCGCTTACGGCCGTCTGGGCGCCACCGACGAAGAGATCATGGCCGCCGCCCGCAGCGCCCAGTTCGATAGCGTCATCGCCCAACTGCCCGACGGGCTCGATACCATGATCGGCGAGCGCGGCGTCAAACTCTCGGGCGGCCAGAAGCAGCGCCTCGCCATCGCGCGAATATTTCTGAAAAATCCGCCGATCCTCATTCTCGACGAGGCAACCTCGGCGCTCGATACCGAAACCGAAATGCAGATCCAGCGCGCGCTTTCAGCGCTCTCGGAAGGCCGCACCACGCTGGTCATCGCCCACCGCCTCGCCACCATCCGTAACGCGGACCGCATTGCCGTGGTCGCCGATGGCCGTATCGTGGAAGAGGGCGCTCATGACGCTCTGGTCGCAAAGGCCGGCGCCTATGCCCGCCTGCACAATGCGCAGTTCGGCGCCCGGGCCGCCGAATAG
- a CDS encoding glycosyltransferase family 39 protein, whose protein sequence is MLSRINAMGVLFAIAALMALALAGGLALYAIIEDPGSNSYALLAEAFLNGRLDTTNCFDGDCARFEDKIFVMFPPVPAIIALPFVALFGVNFSGFVFLSAIAFALSVWLWWQIFEGLKVDRDVAIWLLLGLAFATPLYFVTIRGDGIWFFAQAIGFAFTSLAIHQMVRGGSLILAGACIGAAFLCRQMAVFYLPFLFALSLDRFEPLISFSRSHIVRVLKLGLPAGVAVLIYLAYNYLRFGDPMQTGYPYMIGADIAEGGSMINTRLAEHGLWSSAYVLFNALYLFVQGFHMDFGGNAMVDPVGLDPSGTALLAASPFVLFAFFAPMRRPVLIGIATILVIAVPTLFYHSNGYSQYNVQRYALDWLPIVFYMLALAVSERDMRGLALLVTFGIGLNLITMAFLALGLAA, encoded by the coding sequence ATGCTCAGCCGCATAAACGCCATGGGCGTTCTGTTTGCCATTGCCGCGCTGATGGCGCTGGCGCTGGCGGGGGGATTGGCGCTTTACGCCATTATCGAGGACCCCGGCTCGAACAGCTATGCGCTGCTGGCCGAGGCGTTTCTTAACGGGCGGCTGGACACGACAAATTGTTTCGATGGCGATTGCGCGCGGTTCGAGGACAAGATCTTCGTGATGTTTCCGCCCGTCCCGGCGATCATCGCCCTGCCCTTCGTGGCGCTGTTCGGAGTCAATTTTTCCGGCTTCGTTTTTCTCTCGGCCATCGCCTTTGCGCTGTCGGTGTGGTTGTGGTGGCAGATTTTCGAGGGGCTGAAGGTTGATCGCGACGTGGCGATCTGGCTGCTGCTGGGGCTGGCCTTTGCCACCCCGCTCTATTTCGTGACCATTCGCGGCGACGGCATCTGGTTTTTTGCCCAGGCGATCGGGTTTGCCTTCACCTCGCTGGCCATCCACCAGATGGTGCGCGGGGGGAGCCTGATTTTGGCCGGGGCGTGCATCGGGGCGGCGTTTTTGTGCCGGCAGATGGCAGTCTTCTATCTGCCGTTCCTGTTTGCCCTGTCGCTGGACCGGTTCGAGCCGCTGATCAGCTTTTCGCGCTCCCATATCGTGCGGGTGCTCAAGCTGGGCCTTCCGGCGGGCGTCGCCGTGCTGATCTATCTTGCCTACAATTATCTTCGGTTCGGCGATCCGATGCAGACCGGCTACCCTTATATGATCGGCGCCGATATTGCCGAGGGTGGGTCGATGATCAACACTCGGCTGGCCGAGCACGGGCTCTGGTCGTCGGCCTATGTGCTGTTCAACGCGCTCTATCTGTTCGTGCAGGGTTTTCACATGGATTTCGGCGGCAATGCGATGGTCGATCCCGTCGGACTCGATCCGTCGGGCACGGCGCTTCTGGCGGCCAGCCCGTTCGTTCTGTTTGCGTTTTTCGCGCCGATGCGCCGGCCGGTGCTGATCGGGATCGCGACGATCCTCGTCATCGCGGTGCCGACCCTGTTCTATCACTCGAACGGGTATTCGCAGTACAACGTGCAGCGCTATGCTCTCGACTGGCTGCCCATCGTTTTTTACATGCTTGCCCTGGCGGTGAGCGAACGGGATATGCGCGGGCTGGCGCTGCTTGTGACGTTCGGGATCGGGCTTAACCTCATTACCATGGCTTTTCTGGCGCTGGGATTGGCGGCGTAG
- a CDS encoding fluoride efflux transporter FluC, translating into MSARSLVAAIACGGAAGSMARFGLSLLALATFPDWFIAGTLAANIAGSALIGLIAAWSVQRVRSPILSGFLVTGFCGGFTTFSAFSLEALLLVMSGAWTMALGYIAVSIIGWMGAVWLGWSAGMALFAAKETATQTKS; encoded by the coding sequence GTGAGCGCGCGATCGCTTGTCGCCGCGATAGCGTGTGGCGGGGCGGCAGGCAGTATGGCCCGCTTCGGGCTGTCACTGCTTGCGCTTGCAACATTCCCCGACTGGTTCATTGCGGGAACGCTGGCCGCCAATATCGCAGGATCGGCGCTGATCGGGCTGATTGCCGCCTGGTCGGTGCAGCGCGTGCGTTCGCCCATTCTCAGCGGGTTTCTGGTTACCGGGTTCTGCGGCGGGTTCACGACGTTTTCGGCGTTTTCGCTCGAAGCATTGCTTCTGGTCATGTCGGGGGCATGGACTATGGCGCTGGGATATATCGCAGTTTCCATTATCGGCTGGATGGGTGCGGTGTGGCTGGGCTGGAGCGCCGGGATGGCGCTGTTTGCGGCAAAAGAGACGGCCACCCAAACCAAATCTTAA
- a CDS encoding fluoride efflux transporter FluC, translated as MNTSLFALILVGLGGGIGAVVRHFVSTIVARKLGHGTFGILAVNVTGCLLIGLIAGFFIEPGVTGTPSELAWLLVVVGLCGGYTTVSSFSLQTLTLLREGHGGPALLNIGASLILCFSATAIGFALIHSMGAMP; from the coding sequence ATGAATACTTCCCTGTTCGCTCTGATATTGGTTGGCCTTGGCGGCGGTATCGGAGCGGTCGTTCGTCATTTTGTTTCAACGATTGTCGCGCGAAAGCTGGGCCATGGGACCTTCGGCATCCTTGCCGTCAATGTGACAGGCTGCCTGCTTATTGGACTTATCGCCGGATTCTTCATCGAGCCGGGTGTGACGGGGACACCATCGGAGCTCGCGTGGCTGCTGGTGGTTGTCGGGCTGTGCGGGGGCTATACGACGGTTTCGAGCTTTTCGCTGCAGACACTGACCTTGTTGCGCGAGGGGCATGGCGGTCCGGCGCTTCTCAATATCGGTGCTTCGCTTATCCTGTGTTTTTCGGCCACCGCGATCGGGTTTGCGCTGATCCATTCAATGGGGGCCATGCCGTGA
- a CDS encoding PACE efflux transporter — MRTAWDRVRHALFFEIIGLILVIPLGALAFSMPMHDIGVVGLVSATIAMAWNYLFNFGFDAIMQRTVGTTLKSVRLRIVHAVLFELGLLIVLMPFIAWYLGITLIHALVMDISFALFYMGYAFVFNLAYDRVFPLPEWRQAA, encoded by the coding sequence ATGCGCACCGCCTGGGATCGCGTCCGCCACGCGCTTTTCTTCGAAATCATCGGCCTCATCCTCGTCATTCCGCTCGGCGCATTGGCCTTTTCGATGCCCATGCACGATATCGGCGTGGTCGGCCTCGTCTCGGCCACCATTGCGATGGCCTGGAATTATCTCTTCAATTTCGGCTTTGATGCCATCATGCAACGCACGGTTGGAACGACGCTGAAATCGGTGCGCCTGCGCATCGTTCACGCGGTGCTGTTCGAACTGGGTCTCTTGATCGTCCTGATGCCGTTCATCGCATGGTATCTGGGCATCACCCTGATCCACGCGCTGGTCATGGATATCTCGTTCGCCCTGTTCTACATGGGCTACGCATTCGTCTTCAATCTGGCCTATGACCGGGTGTTCCCGCTGCCCGAATGGAGGCAGGCGGCCTAA
- a CDS encoding DUF4342 domain-containing protein, whose amino-acid sequence MDDGENKRERSFTEEFEIAGHQLIARIKELLAEGNVRTLRIKTEGGDVFLDIPLTAGAIAGGVVTLAAPWLAAIGAIAALATRVKVEIVRNDDGEPDEKD is encoded by the coding sequence ATGGATGATGGCGAAAACAAGCGCGAGCGCAGCTTTACCGAAGAGTTCGAAATTGCCGGGCACCAGTTGATCGCACGGATCAAGGAATTGCTGGCCGAAGGCAATGTGCGCACGCTGCGGATCAAGACCGAAGGCGGCGACGTATTTCTCGACATCCCGCTGACCGCAGGCGCGATCGCCGGCGGTGTCGTGACCCTCGCGGCCCCATGGCTGGCCGCCATCGGCGCCATTGCGGCACTGGCGACCAGGGTCAAGGTCGAAATCGTCCGCAATGACGATGGCGAACCGGATGAAAAAGATTAG
- a CDS encoding GcrA family cell cycle regulator has protein sequence MSWTDERVALLKKLWMEGLSASQIAAELSGGVTRNAVIGKVHRLKLSARAKPASVAPRAKAPRPAAPRRPSASSGSRGTASAAASAVSQRRTTMAPTMGATALKMDAELETEMVVETNTKAELFIPVEERISLLELTEKTCKWPIGDPMSSEFHFCGRESDEGKPYCEFHSRRAYHQIDRKKR, from the coding sequence ATGAGCTGGACGGACGAGCGCGTAGCACTCCTGAAAAAACTTTGGATGGAAGGCCTCAGCGCAAGCCAGATCGCCGCGGAACTGAGCGGCGGGGTGACCCGCAACGCCGTTATCGGCAAGGTCCACAGGTTGAAGCTGTCGGCGCGCGCCAAGCCGGCAAGCGTCGCGCCGCGCGCCAAGGCGCCGCGTCCGGCTGCGCCGCGGCGGCCCTCGGCGTCCTCCGGTTCGCGCGGCACGGCATCCGCGGCGGCCAGCGCGGTCAGCCAGCGGCGCACGACGATGGCCCCAACCATGGGCGCCACGGCGCTCAAGATGGATGCAGAACTCGAAACCGAAATGGTGGTGGAAACCAACACCAAGGCGGAGCTTTTCATTCCGGTCGAGGAGCGCATCTCGCTGCTCGAATTGACCGAAAAAACCTGCAAATGGCCGATCGGCGACCCGATGAGCAGTGAATTCCACTTCTGCGGACGCGAGTCCGACGAGGGCAAACCCTATTGCGAATTTCACTCGCGGCGCGCTTACCATCAGATCGACCGCAAGAAGCGCTAG
- a CDS encoding aspartate aminotransferase family protein, giving the protein MSALYGTYARSELAFARGEGMRLFTEDGTAYLDFAAGIAVNALGYGDKHVVDALKAQADKVWHTSNIFTIPEQEKLAQRLVDATFADKVFFTNSGAEALECAIKTARHYFWARGEKERVDIIGFSGSFHGRTIATIAAAGNRAYTEGFGPMPGYKHTTPGDLAAVEALIDDKTAAILIEPVQGEGGVTAFSDAYLKGLRALCDKNGLLLIFDEVQCGYGRTGKFFAHEWSGVIPDIMTVAKAIGAGFPLGACLAKGEVAESMVPGTHGSTYGGNPLACAVGNAVLDRILAPGFIEHVDAMGKILAHELHQLMQKFPQYITEVRGKGLIAGIKIAPPVRDFVARLRDHKLLTVAASDNVLRLLPPLIVNEDEIREAIGIIAGAFVEFDAEQASAAQ; this is encoded by the coding sequence ATGTCTGCGCTCTATGGCACGTATGCCCGGTCCGAACTCGCCTTTGCGCGGGGCGAGGGCATGCGACTGTTCACGGAGGACGGCACGGCCTATCTCGATTTCGCCGCCGGCATCGCGGTCAACGCGCTCGGCTATGGCGACAAGCATGTCGTTGATGCCCTCAAGGCCCAGGCCGACAAGGTCTGGCACACCTCCAACATCTTCACCATTCCCGAGCAGGAAAAACTCGCTCAGCGGCTCGTGGATGCGACTTTTGCCGACAAGGTGTTCTTCACCAATTCCGGCGCCGAGGCGCTTGAGTGCGCCATAAAGACGGCGCGGCACTATTTCTGGGCCAGGGGTGAAAAGGAAAGGGTCGACATCATCGGCTTTTCCGGTTCCTTCCACGGACGCACCATCGCGACCATCGCCGCAGCAGGCAACAGGGCCTATACCGAAGGCTTCGGCCCGATGCCGGGTTACAAGCACACGACGCCCGGCGACCTGGCTGCCGTCGAAGCGCTGATCGACGATAAAACCGCAGCGATCCTCATCGAGCCCGTACAGGGCGAGGGCGGCGTGACCGCGTTTTCGGACGCCTACCTCAAGGGCCTCCGCGCCTTGTGCGACAAGAACGGTCTGCTGCTGATCTTCGATGAAGTCCAGTGCGGCTATGGCCGGACCGGAAAGTTCTTCGCTCACGAATGGTCGGGCGTTATCCCCGACATAATGACCGTCGCCAAGGCCATCGGCGCCGGCTTCCCGCTCGGAGCGTGCCTCGCTAAGGGAGAAGTCGCCGAAAGCATGGTGCCGGGCACCCACGGTTCGACCTATGGCGGCAATCCGCTGGCCTGCGCCGTGGGGAACGCCGTTCTCGACAGGATTCTCGCTCCCGGCTTCATCGAGCACGTCGATGCAATGGGCAAGATATTGGCCCACGAACTCCACCAGCTTATGCAGAAATTCCCGCAATACATCACCGAAGTGCGCGGCAAGGGCCTGATCGCGGGCATCAAGATCGCCCCGCCGGTGCGCGATTTCGTCGCCCGCCTACGTGATCACAAGCTTCTTACCGTTGCCGCCAGCGACAACGTGCTGCGCCTCCTGCCGCCATTGATCGTCAACGAGGACGAAATCAGGGAGGCCATTGGCATCATCGCCGGGGCCTTCGTCGAATTCGATGCCGAACAGGCCAGCGCCGCGCAATAG
- the argF gene encoding ornithine carbamoyltransferase, with protein MTARHFLDLRDFSFEQLRSILDFAHELKKRLRAGERPRLLEDKVLAMIFERQSTRTRVSFDVGMRQLGGQTLMLTGQEMQLAREETIEDTARVMSRYVDAIMIRILSHDDLLDLAGASSIPVINGLTRRSHPCQVMADIQTFEEHRGSLEGKKVAWIGDSNNVLASWVHATALFGNTMAIACPKEYWPDQGLLSDIAEVGDAVSLGTDPHAAIADADLVITDTWVSMGDTDEGERRRILKPYQVNPRLFSQAATDALFMHCLPAHRGDEVTDEVIDGPQSVVFDEAENRLHIQKAILCWAFGIETL; from the coding sequence ATGACTGCGAGACATTTTCTCGACCTCAGGGATTTTTCCTTCGAGCAACTGCGTTCCATTCTCGATTTCGCCCATGAACTGAAAAAACGTCTCAGGGCCGGCGAACGCCCGCGCCTGCTCGAGGATAAGGTTCTGGCCATGATCTTCGAACGTCAGTCGACCCGCACGCGGGTTTCCTTCGATGTCGGCATGCGCCAGCTCGGGGGACAGACCCTCATGCTGACGGGCCAGGAAATGCAATTGGCCCGCGAAGAAACCATTGAGGACACCGCGCGCGTGATGAGCCGCTATGTCGATGCCATCATGATCCGCATCCTCAGCCACGACGATCTGCTCGATCTGGCCGGCGCCTCGTCCATTCCCGTCATCAACGGGCTGACCCGGCGCAGCCACCCCTGTCAGGTCATGGCCGATATCCAGACCTTCGAGGAACACCGTGGATCGCTTGAAGGCAAAAAGGTCGCCTGGATCGGGGATTCCAACAATGTTCTGGCCTCATGGGTCCATGCCACGGCCCTGTTCGGCAATACGATGGCTATTGCCTGCCCTAAAGAATACTGGCCCGATCAGGGGCTTTTGTCCGATATCGCCGAAGTGGGCGATGCGGTCAGCCTCGGCACCGATCCGCACGCCGCGATCGCCGACGCCGATCTGGTCATCACCGACACCTGGGTCTCGATGGGCGACACCGACGAAGGCGAGCGCCGGCGCATCTTGAAACCCTATCAGGTCAACCCCAGATTGTTCTCCCAAGCCGCGACCGACGCGCTCTTCATGCACTGCCTGCCTGCCCATCGGGGCGACGAGGTCACCGACGAGGTGATCGACGGGCCGCAATCGGTCGTATTCGACGAAGCTGAAAACCGCCTGCACATCCAGAAGGCCATTCTTTGCTGGGCCTTCGGGATCGAAACGCTTTAG
- a CDS encoding Hsp33 family molecular chaperone — protein MSESSLEQFGLDRPESGDDVAVPFTLENLDSRGRVVRLGNQLDTIIARHGYPEPVARLLGEAVTLAALIGTSLKFEGRFILQSRTDGPVSLLVVDFDTPDGLRAYARYDDEALGALVEAGTTKPQDLLGKGVLALTVDQGVHMDRYQGIVALEGESLEEVAHTYFMQSEQIPTRVRLAVAEHSERGQSRSSWRAGGVLLQHLPEHGGATMADLPGDGDFENEEMADPDFVEDDRWTEAKALLDTLTDAELADPDLSSERLLFRLYHETGVRVFEPQTLVERCTCSAERVEQMINDFTPEDRDEMVVDGQIEVVCEFCSTHYHFNPNQF, from the coding sequence ATGAGCGAAAGCTCTCTCGAACAATTCGGGCTCGACCGGCCCGAGAGCGGGGACGATGTTGCCGTTCCCTTCACGCTCGAAAACCTCGACAGCCGCGGGCGCGTCGTGCGTCTGGGCAATCAGCTCGACACCATCATCGCCCGACATGGCTATCCCGAACCCGTGGCGCGCCTTCTGGGCGAAGCGGTGACGCTTGCCGCGCTGATCGGCACCTCGCTCAAATTCGAGGGCCGGTTCATCCTGCAGTCGCGGACCGACGGACCGGTTAGCCTTCTCGTTGTCGATTTCGATACCCCGGATGGCCTTCGCGCCTACGCCCGGTATGACGATGAGGCATTGGGGGCTCTGGTTGAAGCGGGAACGACCAAGCCCCAGGATTTGCTCGGCAAGGGCGTTCTGGCCCTTACGGTGGACCAGGGCGTCCATATGGACCGCTATCAGGGCATTGTCGCTCTCGAAGGTGAAAGCCTTGAGGAGGTTGCTCACACCTACTTCATGCAGTCCGAACAGATCCCTACCCGGGTCCGGCTGGCGGTTGCCGAGCATTCCGAGCGCGGACAGTCGCGCTCGTCCTGGCGCGCCGGCGGCGTCCTGCTCCAGCATCTGCCCGAGCATGGCGGGGCAACCATGGCCGATCTGCCCGGCGACGGGGATTTCGAAAACGAGGAGATGGCCGACCCCGATTTTGTCGAGGACGATCGGTGGACCGAGGCAAAGGCGCTGCTCGACACCCTTACCGATGCCGAGCTTGCCGATCCCGACCTTTCCTCCGAACGGCTTCTGTTCCGGCTCTACCACGAAACCGGCGTGCGGGTCTTCGAACCCCAGACCCTTGTCGAGCGCTGCACCTGCTCGGCTGAACGCGTTGAACAGATGATCAACGACTTTACCCCAGAAGACAGGGACGAGATGGTGGTTGATGGGCAGATAGAAGTCGTGTGCGAGTTCTGCTCGACCCACTACCACTTCAATCCCAATCAGTTCTGA
- a CDS encoding efflux RND transporter periplasmic adaptor subunit, with product MENLPGSGYVASTEKSEDQPKTEKPRARFGLISALVRLGLAVLILVLAVYWAFSWVAQRPDAPQRMNRERTFTVEVIDPVYASHSSSITAYGQVASARTIELRSLVAGRVLEISPDFAVGSQVEEGDVLVRVDPFTYTGAVVEARAAVADAELSLAEAEEAYALEQSAITAAQEALTSAQTDLERARSLLSSGAATQQTVDTRALTVSERQQALDQRQSNLVTLNAQILRQQAAIAQAGYALESAERDLANTEITAPFTGIVTARNVTASAYVGANEAVASIYESDALEVSFMVSDATYATLRRDGLFDRSVEVSRTTGTDAERISGRIARVAPEIDSATGGVTLYAELDSEGAELLRPGTFVSVEVEGVTHENTLLVPETALYDDNHLYVIRDGRMAAVDVDIRDRDGAQIIISADIAEGERIITTRLSQAGEGVAVQVEGEEQATGPQGGDGPGGPGGGPVVIGRGPGG from the coding sequence TTGGAAAACCTACCCGGCTCCGGCTACGTCGCCTCGACTGAAAAAAGCGAAGATCAGCCGAAAACCGAAAAGCCGCGTGCGCGGTTCGGCCTGATATCCGCACTCGTCCGTCTTGGGCTGGCGGTGCTTATTCTGGTGCTTGCCGTTTATTGGGCGTTCAGTTGGGTTGCCCAGCGGCCCGACGCTCCCCAGCGCATGAATCGCGAACGAACCTTTACGGTCGAGGTCATCGACCCGGTTTATGCAAGCCACAGTTCATCGATCACAGCCTACGGTCAGGTGGCGTCGGCGCGCACCATCGAGCTTCGCTCCCTCGTGGCCGGCAGGGTGCTCGAAATCTCGCCCGATTTTGCTGTCGGGTCCCAGGTGGAGGAAGGTGACGTGCTCGTCCGCGTCGATCCGTTTACCTACACCGGCGCCGTGGTCGAGGCCCGCGCCGCAGTGGCCGATGCCGAACTTTCCCTCGCTGAAGCCGAGGAGGCCTATGCTCTCGAACAGAGCGCCATCACCGCCGCCCAGGAAGCGCTGACATCGGCCCAGACCGACCTCGAGCGTGCCCGTTCTCTGCTTTCCAGCGGCGCCGCCACTCAGCAAACGGTCGACACCCGCGCGCTCACGGTTTCCGAGCGCCAGCAGGCGCTCGATCAGCGCCAGTCCAATCTTGTCACCCTCAACGCCCAGATCCTGCGCCAGCAGGCGGCAATAGCCCAGGCCGGCTACGCCCTTGAATCGGCCGAGCGCGACTTGGCCAATACCGAGATCACCGCGCCTTTCACCGGTATCGTCACCGCCCGCAATGTCACCGCCTCCGCCTATGTCGGCGCCAATGAGGCGGTAGCCTCGATCTATGAGAGCGACGCGCTCGAAGTGAGCTTCATGGTTTCGGACGCGACCTATGCCACCTTGCGCCGCGACGGGCTGTTCGATCGTTCGGTAGAAGTGTCGCGCACCACAGGAACGGATGCCGAGCGTATTTCGGGCCGGATTGCGCGTGTCGCTCCCGAGATCGATTCCGCCACTGGCGGCGTGACGCTCTATGCCGAACTCGACAGTGAAGGGGCCGAACTCCTGCGTCCGGGAACTTTCGTGAGCGTCGAGGTCGAAGGCGTGACCCACGAAAACACCCTCCTTGTGCCGGAAACCGCGCTCTATGACGATAATCACCTCTACGTCATCCGCGACGGTCGGATGGCGGCGGTCGATGTCGATATACGCGACCGGGATGGCGCCCAAATCATCATTTCCGCCGACATCGCCGAGGGCGAACGCATCATCACCACGCGCCTGTCTCAGGCCGGTGAGGGTGTAGCGGTGCAGGTCGAGGGCGAGGAGCAGGCGACTGGCCCTCAGGGGGGCGATGGGCCGGGTGGGCCCGGCGGCGGGCCGGTCGTGATCGGCCGCGGACCGGGAGGCTGA